From a region of the Candidatus Brocadia sp. genome:
- the ispH gene encoding 4-hydroxy-3-methylbut-2-enyl diphosphate reductase produces the protein MGVRRAMDILLDAANEKNDDGNVFTDGPLIHNPQVLEYLEKRGIQVVKGQTDLSKSTVVIRAHGVTPTRRKEIESTGAKVCDATCPHVMRVQSIIKKYAAQGYSTVIVGDKGHAEVIGLLGYAEGKGYVVQELDEIEHLPPMDKVCIVAQTTQDRRMFKEAIERLKKRYANCESFETICSSTYKRQDEIISLSKTVDAMIVVGGRGSANTTRLVKICESQGTPTFLVETDAELDLEKLKDYDTVGVTAGASTPNWMIKRVVEKVHSFKLSRYRRFLYGMRGIASYFIRSCTYAGLGAASLSYASAVLLGIRPRISFCLIAALFIFSMQVLNRFSNKEAIALNEPSGAKFYEKKQALFICLGIAGVVASFALGFVLNKSIFFCTFLAGLIGIFYRLEIIPRSLSRIIRYRSLEQIPGSKEIFYSLAWAVSTTLIPFLGAKQSFTPSLVIASAFAFSLAFIRAVVLNIRDIQGDRILGKETIPIAIGKERTKTILIIITALVAVLMSASPWLGWTTSLGYCLLPCVAYASGYQYLFQKRIVSEGLLSETITDFNFILAGIIAFVWKSNHF, from the coding sequence ATGGGTGTACGGAGGGCAATGGACATCCTTCTTGACGCCGCAAATGAGAAAAATGATGACGGTAATGTCTTTACTGATGGGCCGCTGATTCATAATCCTCAGGTGCTTGAATATCTGGAAAAGCGGGGTATTCAGGTCGTTAAAGGGCAGACAGACCTTTCGAAAAGCACCGTCGTGATACGGGCGCATGGCGTTACCCCGACACGGAGAAAAGAGATCGAAAGCACGGGGGCAAAGGTGTGTGACGCTACGTGTCCCCATGTGATGAGGGTTCAGTCCATTATTAAAAAATATGCAGCCCAGGGATACTCAACGGTAATTGTGGGTGACAAAGGGCACGCTGAGGTTATCGGCCTCCTGGGATATGCCGAAGGGAAAGGGTACGTGGTGCAGGAACTGGATGAGATCGAACACCTGCCTCCGATGGACAAGGTGTGTATCGTAGCACAAACGACCCAGGACAGACGTATGTTTAAGGAGGCGATAGAAAGGCTGAAAAAGCGCTATGCAAACTGTGAATCATTTGAAACAATCTGCAGTTCCACGTACAAACGCCAGGACGAAATCATCAGTCTGAGCAAAACAGTCGACGCGATGATTGTCGTTGGCGGAAGAGGAAGCGCCAATACCACGCGGCTGGTGAAGATATGCGAGTCACAGGGAACGCCCACCTTCCTCGTCGAAACCGATGCAGAACTGGATCTTGAGAAGCTGAAAGATTACGATACCGTCGGGGTAACGGCAGGAGCTTCCACCCCAAACTGGATGATCAAGCGGGTAGTTGAAAAAGTGCATTCCTTTAAACTCAGCCGGTACCGGCGGTTTTTATATGGCATGAGGGGTATTGCGAGTTATTTTATACGGAGCTGCACCTATGCGGGGCTCGGAGCGGCAAGTCTCAGTTATGCGAGCGCGGTATTACTGGGCATTCGCCCTCGTATCAGTTTTTGCCTGATCGCTGCGTTATTCATCTTCTCTATGCAAGTCCTGAATCGTTTTTCCAATAAAGAGGCGATCGCACTGAACGAACCTTCCGGTGCAAAATTTTACGAGAAGAAACAAGCCCTTTTTATCTGTCTTGGTATTGCCGGCGTGGTGGCGTCTTTTGCTCTTGGATTTGTGCTCAACAAATCGATCTTTTTCTGCACCTTTCTCGCCGGACTTATTGGTATTTTTTATCGGCTGGAAATTATCCCCAGGAGCTTATCGAGAATCATCCGGTACCGAAGCCTTGAACAAATCCCTGGTTCAAAAGAGATCTTTTACAGCCTCGCATGGGCGGTGAGCACGACGTTAATACCTTTTCTTGGAGCAAAACAGAGTTTTACGCCCTCGCTCGTTATTGCCTCGGCCTTTGCCTTTAGCCTTGCGTTTATCAGGGCAGTAGTCCTTAATATACGGGATATCCAGGGCGACCGTATCCTGGGGAAGGAAACCATTCCTATCGCAATCGGCAAGGAACGCACCAAGACGATTCTCATTATCATCACGGCGCTTGTCGCTGTTTTAATGTCAGCAAGCCCGTGGCTTGGTTGGACAACGAGTCTGGGGTATTGTTTACTCCCCTGTGTGGCCTATGCCTCCGGCTATCAATATCTGTTTCAGAAACGAATTGTTTCTGAAGGACTCTTATCCGAAACGATTACCGATTTTAACTTTATCCTGGCCGGTATTATAGCCTTTGTATGGAAATCAAACCACTTTTAA
- a CDS encoding DUF502 domain-containing protein, translating to MKEKEQGVFSHFRKDVRKRMLTGLLLILPVYVTFFVVKFLFSFVGGTLAPVVKRVLQFLGVALPKTSLDEFIITFFGLILTFIALYFLGIFATNIVGKFIIHYFENLLTRTPVVRNIYSSAKQIIHAVTLPGKQAFKRVVFIDFPKEGTKSIGFVTGATQYNQDRKFISVFIPTTPNPTTGFLIYTTEDAVIDTTLTVEEAFKTLFSGGVLTPKDITTPLTVERTQTSR from the coding sequence ATGAAAGAAAAAGAGCAAGGTGTATTCAGTCATTTTAGAAAAGACGTTAGAAAAAGAATGCTGACGGGGCTATTATTGATACTCCCCGTCTATGTAACCTTTTTTGTTGTCAAATTCCTCTTTAGCTTTGTTGGTGGCACTCTTGCTCCCGTTGTCAAGCGAGTATTACAGTTTTTAGGCGTTGCCCTGCCCAAGACCTCTCTTGATGAGTTTATCATCACCTTTTTCGGCCTTATTCTCACGTTTATTGCGTTGTACTTTCTTGGTATCTTTGCCACGAACATTGTCGGTAAGTTCATTATCCATTACTTTGAAAACCTTCTGACAAGGACGCCGGTTGTTCGGAATATCTATTCGTCGGCAAAACAAATCATCCACGCAGTCACTCTGCCCGGCAAGCAGGCATTCAAGCGGGTAGTTTTTATCGATTTTCCTAAGGAAGGAACCAAGTCTATCGGGTTTGTGACTGGCGCTACCCAGTACAATCAGGATCGTAAATTTATCAGTGTGTTTATTCCAACTACGCCAAATCCAACAACAGGTTTTTTGATCTATACGACGGAAGATGCCGTTATTGACACGACTCTTACGGTAGAAGAGGCGTTTAAAACCCTCTTTTCAGGCGGTGTTCTGACCCCGAAGGATATTACAACGCCACTTACCGTGGAACGAACGCAAACTTCCCGTTAG
- a CDS encoding cupin domain-containing protein: MLIKDLQNCKAFVAGDNAVLRELLHPDKEEVKFRYSLAHAVVKQGETSHRHTLKHAEVYYILEGKGIMYIDHESVEVRPGQAIYIPPHAIQCIRNVGQDDLKFLCIVEPAWRQEDEKVL, translated from the coding sequence ATGCTGATAAAAGACTTGCAAAACTGTAAAGCGTTTGTAGCGGGCGACAATGCCGTCCTTCGTGAACTTCTGCATCCCGATAAGGAGGAGGTGAAGTTCCGTTACAGTTTGGCGCATGCAGTCGTTAAACAGGGCGAAACTTCACACCGTCATACATTAAAGCACGCAGAGGTATATTACATCCTGGAAGGCAAAGGAATCATGTATATTGATCATGAGTCTGTGGAAGTGCGTCCGGGCCAGGCCATTTATATCCCGCCCCATGCAATACAATGTATCAGAAACGTCGGGCAGGACGATTTGAAATTCCTGTGTATCGTAGAACCGGCCTGGCGACAAGAGGATGAAAAGGTTTTGTAA
- the pdxA gene encoding 4-hydroxythreonine-4-phosphate dehydrogenase PdxA: MKINKKSKLLIGITMGDPCGIGPEIILKSLNAPAIRECAQYVIIGNQGVFDLTARELDLPLSYREISQLPDRDSAHPVSLLNMGEINQGIMKQKKPTAEGGDVSVQCVIRGINLAMSGHIDALVTAPICKEAIHLGGYGYPGHTEMLQIFSGAKRVVMLMVGGKLRVAFATTHIALREVPQSITAESILETITITDHHLKQYFGIKEPKIAVCGLNPHAGEEGIFGDEERKVIMPAIEKARKKGIDCDGPVSADTIYYKSLKGACDAVVAIYHDQGAIPLKLHAFETGVNITLGIPFIRTSPDHGTAYDIAGRGIANPHSMMEALKMAVGMAGCR, encoded by the coding sequence ATGAAAATAAATAAAAAATCAAAATTGTTGATCGGGATTACGATGGGTGATCCCTGTGGAATCGGGCCTGAAATTATCTTGAAATCGCTGAATGCTCCAGCGATACGGGAATGCGCTCAGTACGTTATTATTGGCAACCAGGGGGTATTTGATCTCACGGCCCGGGAGCTTGATTTGCCGCTATCATACCGGGAGATTTCTCAGTTGCCGGACAGAGATTCGGCACACCCGGTTTCGCTGTTAAATATGGGTGAAATAAACCAGGGCATTATGAAACAGAAGAAACCGACGGCAGAAGGGGGGGACGTGTCCGTCCAGTGCGTCATCAGGGGAATTAATCTCGCCATGAGCGGTCACATTGATGCCCTTGTCACTGCGCCGATTTGCAAGGAGGCCATTCATCTCGGAGGATATGGTTATCCGGGGCATACCGAGATGCTCCAGATTTTTTCAGGCGCCAAACGGGTCGTTATGCTGATGGTGGGCGGAAAACTCAGAGTCGCCTTTGCAACGACACATATTGCCCTCAGGGAGGTGCCGCAGTCAATTACCGCGGAAAGCATCCTGGAGACCATCACCATTACCGACCATCACCTGAAACAGTACTTTGGCATAAAGGAACCGAAGATTGCTGTTTGTGGCCTGAATCCTCATGCAGGCGAGGAAGGCATATTTGGCGATGAGGAGCGGAAGGTTATCATGCCGGCAATTGAAAAGGCAAGGAAAAAGGGCATAGATTGTGATGGTCCGGTTTCAGCCGATACGATATATTATAAGTCGTTAAAGGGCGCTTGTGACGCGGTTGTGGCCATCTATCATGATCAGGGGGCGATTCCTCTGAAATTGCACGCCTTTGAGACCGGGGTGAACATTACCCTGGGCATCCCGTTCATCCGCACTTCGCCTGACCACGGAACCGCTTATGATATTGCAGGCAGGGGAATTGCCAACCCTCATTCCATGATGGAGGCGCTAAAAATGGCCGTTGGGATGGCAGGATGTCGTTAG
- the ribE gene encoding riboflavin synthase, giving the protein MFTGMIESLATVKNLSLRAGGGELFLDFSGFHDGLTLGESIAINGACLTVKEISGRMVSFDISGETLKKTALGKLQHAEKVNIERSLKMGDRLGGHFVTGHVDGIGMIQGKKQSADQCTMSFSVEKRLTDMMIEKGSVAIDGISLTVVDLADGLFSVAVIPYTLTATTLGFKKVGDPVNIETDMMGKWIKKHLANIQEKKGGITREQLIEQGFL; this is encoded by the coding sequence ATGTTTACCGGTATGATTGAATCCCTGGCAACGGTAAAAAATTTGTCCCTGCGGGCAGGGGGGGGAGAACTGTTCCTTGATTTTTCCGGCTTTCACGATGGCCTTACGCTGGGAGAAAGTATTGCGATTAATGGGGCGTGCCTCACCGTGAAAGAGATTTCCGGCAGGATGGTAAGTTTTGATATTTCCGGTGAAACCTTGAAAAAAACGGCGCTAGGGAAATTGCAACACGCTGAAAAGGTGAATATTGAGCGATCACTGAAAATGGGTGATCGGCTGGGCGGGCATTTTGTCACCGGTCATGTGGACGGTATTGGTATGATACAAGGAAAGAAGCAGTCTGCCGATCAGTGCACCATGTCCTTTTCAGTGGAGAAAAGGCTTACTGATATGATGATTGAAAAAGGTTCCGTTGCCATAGACGGCATCAGCCTTACGGTGGTAGACCTTGCGGATGGCCTTTTTTCTGTGGCAGTGATTCCCTACACCCTGACAGCAACGACGCTAGGATTCAAGAAGGTTGGGGATCCGGTGAATATCGAGACCGACATGATGGGGAAGTGGATTAAAAAGCATTTGGCAAATATACAGGAAAAGAAGGGGGGTATTACCCGGGAACAATTGATTGAACAGGGGTTTCTGTAG
- a CDS encoding phosphatidylserine decarboxylase family protein produces MRIPLTKYGRRELVLFGVPCVAGLVLSLIFLPWIAPLPVFVLAFLLNFFRDPDRDAPHGDGLIIAPADGTVSHIVPVFEDNYLHCNTTKVSIFMSVLNVHVNRMPAHGCVEYIKHTDGKFLDARDDECFRSNESNLMGLSLRENDIRIAVKQIAGRIARRIVCACKVGDVLRQGQRFGMIKFGSRVEVFVPDAVPFEVMVKVGDKVTAGKTVLGKIKNT; encoded by the coding sequence ATGCGAATCCCGCTGACCAAATATGGCAGACGAGAGCTGGTTCTCTTTGGCGTTCCCTGTGTGGCTGGGCTTGTATTGTCCCTTATATTTTTACCGTGGATAGCGCCTCTTCCTGTCTTTGTCCTGGCCTTTCTCCTTAACTTTTTTCGCGATCCGGACAGAGATGCCCCGCACGGTGACGGCCTCATTATTGCCCCTGCTGACGGCACGGTATCTCATATTGTGCCGGTCTTTGAGGACAACTACCTGCACTGTAATACAACGAAGGTCAGCATTTTTATGTCCGTGCTGAACGTGCACGTAAACCGGATGCCGGCGCACGGGTGTGTCGAATATATAAAGCACACGGACGGAAAATTCCTTGATGCCAGGGATGATGAGTGTTTTCGGAGTAATGAAAGCAATCTGATGGGTTTGTCCCTCAGGGAAAACGATATCAGGATTGCGGTAAAACAGATTGCAGGCAGGATCGCCAGACGCATTGTATGCGCATGCAAGGTAGGGGATGTTTTAAGGCAGGGGCAGCGATTTGGCATGATCAAATTTGGTTCACGGGTAGAGGTCTTTGTTCCTGACGCGGTGCCGTTTGAGGTAATGGTTAAGGTGGGTGATAAGGTAACGGCGGGAAAAACGGTGCTTGGGAAGATAAAGAATACATAG
- a CDS encoding MBL fold metallo-hydrolase, translated as MKITFFGAAKTVTGSCYGIHANATNILVDCGFFQGTKDNEQKNSSPFPFRPSEIQYVLLTHAHLDHSGLIPKLVKEGFRGKILATHATVDLCGVVLLDSAHIQERDAEWENERHMRAGRPLVSPLYTVQEAADSIAYFQGISYGETRELGDGFKVRFRDAGHILGSAIVELWVRDDTMEKKLVFSGDLGQKNVPLVKNPTFIEEGDYVFIESTYGNRRHKGIEETVEEFNRVIAESVKRGGNVIIPAFAVGRTQEVLYLLNQMARAGKINQLRVFVDSPMALQATRITIKHPECLDEETLALVKRGGFSRGALELTFTESAEDSKSINKLKSSAIIISASGMCEAGRIRHHLKHNLWRPECSVIFVGFQAAGTLGRRIVEGAKIVSIFGEEIAVKASIYTIGGLSAHADRDELLDWLGKFKKRPQRVFVMHGEENTAVDFAKTIHDRLRYDAYVPDMLEHIQL; from the coding sequence ATGAAGATCACCTTTTTTGGTGCGGCAAAGACGGTTACCGGCTCCTGTTACGGCATCCATGCAAATGCGACAAATATCCTGGTAGATTGCGGTTTCTTTCAGGGAACGAAGGATAACGAGCAAAAAAACAGCAGCCCGTTTCCCTTCAGGCCGTCAGAAATTCAGTACGTCCTCCTGACCCATGCGCATCTCGATCATTCGGGTCTCATTCCCAAACTGGTAAAAGAAGGTTTTCGGGGCAAGATCCTCGCAACTCACGCCACCGTTGATTTGTGCGGCGTTGTGTTGCTGGATTCTGCCCATATCCAGGAACGGGATGCGGAGTGGGAAAACGAGCGACATATGAGGGCGGGAAGACCTCTCGTTAGTCCCTTGTATACGGTTCAGGAAGCCGCTGACAGTATCGCCTATTTCCAGGGGATTTCCTATGGAGAGACGCGGGAACTGGGGGATGGGTTTAAAGTGAGATTTCGTGATGCAGGCCATATCCTGGGCTCTGCCATAGTGGAGCTGTGGGTGCGTGACGATACGATGGAAAAGAAACTGGTCTTCTCCGGAGACCTGGGGCAAAAGAATGTCCCCCTCGTTAAAAACCCGACGTTTATTGAAGAAGGGGATTATGTTTTCATAGAATCAACGTATGGTAACCGGAGACACAAGGGAATAGAGGAGACCGTTGAAGAATTTAACCGCGTAATTGCAGAGTCGGTAAAGAGGGGCGGGAATGTGATTATTCCGGCATTTGCCGTAGGGCGGACGCAGGAGGTTCTTTATCTCCTGAATCAGATGGCCAGAGCGGGGAAAATAAACCAACTCCGGGTCTTCGTGGACAGCCCGATGGCCCTGCAGGCGACTCGCATCACGATAAAACATCCTGAATGCCTGGACGAGGAGACCCTGGCGCTGGTAAAGAGAGGCGGCTTTTCCAGGGGTGCGCTCGAGCTAACCTTTACGGAGTCAGCCGAAGATTCAAAGAGCATAAACAAGTTGAAAAGCAGCGCCATCATTATCTCAGCCAGCGGCATGTGTGAGGCAGGCCGCATCCGGCATCACCTGAAACATAACCTATGGCGTCCGGAATGCAGTGTCATCTTTGTTGGATTCCAGGCGGCGGGCACTTTGGGACGCCGGATTGTTGAGGGCGCTAAAATCGTAAGTATTTTTGGCGAGGAGATTGCCGTAAAGGCATCCATTTACACGATTGGCGGTCTTTCTGCCCATGCAGACCGCGATGAACTCCTGGACTGGCTTGGTAAATTCAAAAAGCGGCCGCAGCGTGTCTTTGTCATGCACGGTGAAGAAAATACTGCCGTGGACTTTGCAAAGACGATTCATGATCGGCTGCGTTATGACGCTTATGTGCCTGACATGCTGGAACATATTCAACTATAG
- a CDS encoding cation diffusion facilitator family transporter: protein MESKGRQATIILVICNIFLFAIKITAGIMSNSLAIISDAFNSLTDIISSVIIFFAVKVSSKAADDGHPFGHHRAEPIAGLIVAIFAGILGFEILHTAVFKLLDSYAPKIGIPAMITLLVSIGMKLFMSGYLKKVSHKINSPALLASSIDSRNDVCISSAALLGIIGGLLGYVRIDGIAAIFISFWIIYSGYKIGVNNIDYLMGKQPEDSIMEEIKKKAAAVSGVIGIHDVRAHYVGHYIHVEIHISVDHALTLTQAHNLGKNVQRTVESIESIHKAFVHIDPI, encoded by the coding sequence ATGGAAAGTAAAGGCCGTCAGGCAACCATTATTCTGGTCATTTGCAATATCTTTCTCTTTGCAATCAAGATCACCGCTGGCATCATGTCAAACAGCCTTGCCATCATTTCAGACGCCTTTAACTCCCTCACCGATATTATCTCTTCGGTAATCATCTTCTTTGCCGTAAAGGTATCCTCAAAGGCGGCGGATGACGGGCACCCCTTTGGTCACCATCGGGCGGAACCGATAGCGGGTTTGATTGTCGCAATTTTTGCCGGTATTTTAGGATTTGAAATCCTGCACACCGCTGTTTTCAAACTTCTGGATTCTTATGCCCCGAAGATCGGCATCCCTGCAATGATAACCCTCCTCGTATCTATCGGCATGAAATTATTTATGTCCGGCTATCTGAAAAAGGTAAGCCATAAAATCAACAGTCCCGCCTTGCTGGCAAGCTCTATCGACAGCAGAAACGACGTCTGCATATCATCTGCCGCCCTTCTCGGGATTATTGGCGGTCTCCTCGGATATGTCAGGATAGATGGCATTGCAGCAATCTTTATCAGCTTTTGGATTATTTATTCAGGATACAAGATCGGCGTGAATAATATTGATTACCTCATGGGCAAACAACCGGAAGACAGCATTATGGAGGAGATTAAAAAGAAGGCCGCTGCCGTTTCAGGCGTTATAGGTATTCACGACGTCCGCGCACATTACGTGGGACATTACATTCACGTTGAAATTCATATATCCGTAGACCATGCCCTGACGCTGACTCAGGCGCACAACCTCGGGAAAAACGTGCAACGGA